The region CTTAGAATATTACCTTTGTTATATAATTcttctaattttttaatatatatttccattttggctttttttttttctatttttaccTCAACCTTTCTTAATTGttgtattaatatattcataaatttaCTGTTTACTTCttgtttaaatttttcaacATCAAAACAATCAAtcaattctttttttattgaatcACTACAatcattttcaaatttgTTTAACAATAAATCCAACACATTTTTTCTGccatttaatattttagaaTACATAGCTATTCtatttgttaaaaaatcatttttcTCCTTTTGCTCAATAGGTATCGAAAACAGTtccaataaatataaagatagcatattatcattattatctgTAATACCTCTCTTTTTTACTCGATCATGTAATTCTGTCAATGTTTTGATAGTACTAagttcattatttaaaaattctaaAGCCCTTGTCCCAACAACAATGCACTGTTTGTTTTGTAATCCGAGACCtgtacaaaaaaaaatataaaatgtgtataCGTATGTATGGGAATGGTATAGTTTATGAACAAACTAAACTAATGACcggaataaaaaaatattttgtaaagcAATGATTATTACCTAAAGGTTTTGGCTTCATAAAGAACtcttttaaatgataagGCCAATTGGCAGGGTCATCAGATGCtttttttactaatatataaatatcattTGGAAAGTTTTGAACATAATTACGAACAATTTTTCGTGTTAATTCTGAACCAGCTTTTGAATCATCTTTAATACCAGGTAAATCAACAAAGGTAGCATATATACCACCGGGGATAGATATTTCTACTTCTAACTCTTTAGATATAATAGATTCACTTAAATTAAGCATAATagctttcattttttcgtGTAAGTCATCTAtgtttactttttttttatttaaataacattctattttatttgtttcactaggttttaatattataactaTAGGCTGTTTAGTTCCTGTATCAGAACTTGTATATCCCATTGGACCTCCCATAATAAAATCTAAAAGTGTTGTTTTCCCCATTGATTGCTGACCAAAAACAACTAATCTTGGTAACTCGTTATGgatattacatattttaaatatttgtaaagcatataaatataatgcatTTGCATTTGTTGtttctttcattttatcataaaaaGCTTCCACGAGCTCTAGCATTTCTCGACTGATTGAATTCAAGTCGAAAATTTTATCTCCTACATTTCCATGCTCCATCTTTGcaaatattcataaaaattaacaaataatgaattgGCCAATAGGCCAAATAAAAAGATTCAAAATATGTGCCTAAATGAGGAACTGGGTAAATAGATTAAGGCacaaagaaaataaagaaaaaaaaaattggcAAACGGATTatatacttaaaaaattaaatagtataatatgtatatatataatatgataaaCGATGGAATGTTTTTCTATCAGTTAATAACTATGTGTATTTGCAATGTTGTACGTAATTAAAGCATTCTGATtgttgtataatttttttcaattataagttaaaaataaaaatcgtCTCGCTAtatcattaatataaacaatgaattaattttgttatttattttacattataactttttaaagTCATAAAAATGCGCttgtttttaattaaaatgtttattcTTCAAAATGATGGGATATTGATTGTACTTTATCAAGTCTGATATCAAACTGTTGGATATTCTAGTAAtttattctatatatacatatgttctttactatatattcataaatatatattttgtattaaactgtataatatatatccatatttttctttcttatAAAAACGATTGTATATCATTCAATCataaatcataaaaaaaaaatataaataaaataacttCAATAAATCAAcgaatgtatatatatgctcaGTTGTACGTAAATACTAAACATATATAGAGAAAATCACGGAAATATGATGGtaagtattatattttaatatattaaaaaattgttttataaatatagatatttATGCAATTGCTACTTAAGCAAAttgtatatacaaaatatgaatttcataagatataaaaaatatatatataacatgtattacaataaaaaaaatgtattaaattttattttattgaaagtctttattaaaaattatttgtactatatatcattatcatAGTATATAGTTTGATTGTTttattctatattattttatatttttttttattttattatattatatatatttttttttgctaaaaaattgtaaattgAAAACCCGTTTCATTTTAGGGGTATGCATCTAATATTGCCCatacaaatgaaaaaaatatagtaatttatatatattaatatgcgTATTAATttgcataatatatatacatattgtTATAGCAAAATGCTTATAAATGTTGTACATATGGTATGatccatattttataggatttcataaaattataaatgttgttcttttttttatacaaaacaaaataacatattttggatttaaagaaattttattatttaaaatttttttattataagtttttttaattttttgtagatatataaataagaaagtattaataaaatcattaaaaaaaaaaataaattagaccaaacttatttaaaaaaatataaaaataagttaaatatatcaaacaattttattagtaTAAGATTTGTAAAACTAAGCCATGGTAATCTCcaagttattttttttctttaccGTTTTTATATTGGGTGAATTTATAACTTTTCAATTGTTTTCATACCTAACAATTCCAAACAAATCTGTAgcaaaaaagaaatgaaaaGATAGTCATGTTAAATAAGAGCATTAAAAGcgtatataaatgtatgtATCATTATGTTCAAATAAATGTACGTCTTTATATGCATCTCTACTCGCGCAAAAATACCATGagtatgtatatttatttattattttatctctTACATGCAACAATGATTTTGTTATGGCACATAAAATTAGTCTCGATTTCGTATTTTCACTATTTAGCACTTTGCAATTTTCGTAGAAGAGGGTAAAGGTTGTTGTTAAATCATAGGTATATTCGGCTAGtctgtaaaaaaaataagaataatGTAATTAATAgtacattatatattatgtgcattgtatatattttttattttattaaatcgGGGGTGGCATATTCCCTTATTTTAATGATGTCATTACTTATGTGttagcatattttttaagataaaataaaaaacatcggggaattttaaaatgtgtAATCCTAAGTTGATTTCGTACTGATTAgttaattttaattcatcTGAATGgagaaaattaaataaaaattataatgtaaataaaaaaaaacaaatataattgaGCTAATGAAACATGCTTAAACACATAATATTTGACaagcattttttataataaaaacctGGCACTAATTCTTCAATATTTATGTCTGATTTTCTGAAAATTGAACATATTCGCGAGTATgcgtatattatataaagcCCGGTATTtcctaaaaaataattttaataaaaattgtatgaatgaataatttatatatattatcactttattattgttacttcatctttttatattattgaaTGAGCAATTTTTAGTTGTATACCTTTTATGTTTAACATGTTTTCATAGGAAAACTTGTAATCTGTATTTCTATGCTGTttaatatcaaaatattttatggcACTTATGCATATATCTTGACTCAACTTATCTAAATCGATAcctaaatgatataaaaaatgaaacgaaaaaataaatatataaacatcatttacatatatataatcgAATTCTATCTATTAAAGCAGATGTCTTGATATTATTCATAgatatattctttatgCAAATcacaatattttatttcatttaaatgtttttttttattttttctttaatgtGATTATTTCTAACCTTCGAAATAACTTTTTTCGGCATCGCTTTTTAACTTGATTCTCTCCACTAAATCCTTCTTTGCTCTTTCAGTGCCCTCATTGATCAAATTGATTaactttatatttgttcCGCTTCTTGTTTTAAATTTCTTATTATCTGAATTTAAAACTAAGCCAAACCCAACATGAATAAATTTCACACCATCATTAACCCATTCTGCTTTTTTGcataattcaaataatgtTTCAAAATGGGATAATTGTCCATTATCAgtaacataaataatagagTCTACATCTAATACTTTTAACCTATAATATAAGGCTGCTATATCAGTCGAGTCATAACCATATCCACCATTtgatttttgtaaaaataatgggACAGGATATTTTTCAGATTGATAACATAAAGCATCGCCaatatttgttaatatattcttatcttttaaaatttgtaatGTACTTGGTATCTttggaatataaaaagattCACCAAAGTAGTCTAATTTAATatctaatattttatatattttgttaaattcttttttacTAGCTTCACATATTTTAGtccaaatatatttgcaaTCTTCATCGTATTCTTGTAATTTTATTGCATATTCTtttgattttatttcaaaatccttatcattatcataacatttttttgcttCTTGATATAAAAGGGTTAAGTTATTTAATTCTGGCATCTCCTCTTTATAATTTGGATAGTTTGTAattacataatttataatcatACCAAATTGTGTTCCCCAATCACCAACATGATTGACTCTATGTgtttttacttttaaaaattcaaatacTTTGGAAATAGTATCTCCTAATATGGTTGATCTTAAATGGCCAACATGCATTTCTTTTGCAATATTTGGTGAAGAAAAATCAACCAGcacattttcaaattttgcattatttccatcattaatttcattcatatctacatttatatttattttgttattttcatataactttaataatgatttttcaatataattTCTTGATATCTTTACTGTTATAAAACCTTGGGGTGACGCATTTATATCTTCGAACAAactttcatttatattctcTATTATTGataatgatattttatgaGC is a window of Plasmodium vinckei vinckei genome assembly, chromosome: PVVCY_14 DNA encoding:
- a CDS encoding arginine--tRNA ligase, putative — translated: MECLIKRVKHIFQSSIQKCFPSINEEAVVTYANMKFGHFQCNNAINIFKKYGKELNFENAHKISLSIIENINESLFEDINASPQGFITVKISRNYIEKSLLKLYENNKININVDMNEINDGNNAKFENVLVDFSSPNIAKEMHVGHLRSTILGDTISKVFEFLKVKTHRVNHVGDWGTQFGMIINYVITNYPNYKEEMPELNNLTLLYQEAKKCYDNDKDFEIKSKEYAIKLQEYDEDCKYIWTKICEASKKEFNKIYKILDIKLDYFGESFYIPKIPSTLQILKDKNILTNIGDALCYQSEKYPVPLFLQKSNGGYGYDSTDIAALYYRLKVLDVDSIIYVTDNGQLSHFETLFELCKKAEWVNDGVKFIHVGFGLVLNSDNKKFKTRSGTNIKLINLINEGTERAKKDLVERIKLKSDAEKSYFEGIDLDKLSQDICISAIKYFDIKQHRNTDYKFSYENMLNIKGNTGLYIIYAYSRICSIFRKSDINIEELVPDELKLTNQYEINLGLHILKFPDVFYFILKNMLTHKLAEYTYDLTTTFTLFYENCKVLNSENTKSRLILCAITKSLLHICLELLGMKTIEKL